A segment of the Panacibacter ginsenosidivorans genome:
CTTTTTTCATAGCATTTATTTTACAAGTAAGAAAGAAGTATCCGTTAATGCCTGCACTGCATGTTTCTCTCCCGCCCTAAAGGTAAAGCTGTCACCCTTTTTCAACAGGTATTCTTTTTCTACCAGCAAAAATAATATGTCTCCATCTAATACCAGTAAGAATGCATCTGTGGGAGAGGTGTGTGTTTTTAATAATTCGCCTTCTTTCATTTGCAGCAGTAAAACATGGAAACGTTCATTTTTATACAATTGCTTTTTACTAATGCTATCATGTATTGCCTGCTGGTAAATATTTTCTACTTTC
Coding sequences within it:
- a CDS encoding cupin domain-containing protein; this translates as MKVENIYQQAIHDSISKKQLYKNERFHVLLLQMKEGELLKTHTSPTDAFLLVLDGDILFLLVEKEYLLKKGDSFTFRAGEKHAVQALTDTSFLLVK